Proteins co-encoded in one Papaver somniferum cultivar HN1 chromosome 5, ASM357369v1, whole genome shotgun sequence genomic window:
- the LOC113279897 gene encoding uncharacterized protein LOC113279897, which yields MDVVDVAFIQPIEHRPEPNFIVEAVESPLIDLSPLLHPDELTEAKPVEVALKKFFGLPSEEKRKVQRDEANPLGYYDIEYTKNIRDWKEVFDFMVKDPTTIPAY from the exons ATGGATGTCGTAGATGTGGCTTTCATTCAACCCATCGAGCATAGACCTGAGCCAAATTTTATTGTTGAGGCAGTAGAAAGTCCACTAATTGACCTCTCTCCATTACTACATCCAGATGAGTTGACAGAAGCTAAGCC AGTTGAGGTAGCTTTGAAGAAGTTTTTTGGTCTACCATCTGAGGAGAAGCGAAAAGTGCAGAGGGATGAGGCGAATCCATTGGGTTATTATGATATTGAGTATACGAAAAACATAAGAGACTGGAAAGAAGTATTTGATTTTATGGTAAAGGATCCAACCACAATACCTGCATATTAG